Proteins co-encoded in one Flavobacterium sp. M31R6 genomic window:
- a CDS encoding fumarylacetoacetate hydrolase family protein codes for MKLIRFGEVGKEKPGILIGEKRFDVSSIVTDYNEAFFENDGLEKLKKALESNPVLPEVDAAVRLGSPVARPSKIICIGLNYVDHCLETNAPIPEEPIIFFKSTTALCGPNDDVIIPKNSEKTDWEIELAFVVSKKASYVEEADALDYVAGYCLHNDYSERAFQIERGGQWAKGKGCDTFAPLGPFLATQDEIADVNNLRMWLTVNGKIFQSSNTSNLVFKIPFLVHYLSQFMTLLPGDVISTGTPPGVGLGIKPEPIYIKAGDVIELGMEGLGSSKQLAVAYSK; via the coding sequence ATGAAACTAATACGTTTTGGAGAAGTCGGAAAGGAAAAACCAGGTATTTTAATCGGTGAAAAAAGATTTGATGTTTCATCAATTGTAACTGATTACAATGAAGCATTTTTTGAAAATGATGGATTGGAAAAATTAAAGAAAGCGTTGGAAAGCAATCCTGTTTTACCGGAAGTAGATGCAGCCGTTCGATTGGGATCTCCGGTAGCCAGACCTTCAAAAATTATATGTATCGGGTTAAACTATGTGGACCATTGCCTTGAAACCAATGCTCCAATTCCGGAAGAACCGATAATTTTCTTTAAATCAACTACTGCTTTGTGTGGTCCAAACGATGATGTTATTATACCAAAAAACAGCGAAAAAACAGATTGGGAAATCGAATTGGCTTTTGTGGTAAGTAAAAAAGCGAGCTATGTGGAAGAAGCCGATGCTTTGGATTATGTGGCTGGATACTGTTTGCATAATGATTACAGTGAAAGAGCTTTTCAAATAGAACGTGGCGGACAATGGGCCAAAGGAAAAGGATGTGACACATTTGCTCCACTTGGACCCTTTTTGGCAACACAAGATGAAATTGCAGATGTCAACAATTTACGAATGTGGTTAACGGTTAATGGAAAAATATTCCAAAGCAGTAATACATCTAATTTGGTTTTTAAAATTCCTTTTTTAGTACATTATTTAAGCCAGTTTATGACTTTGCTTCCAGGCGATGTAATCAGTACGGGAACTCCTCCAGGAGTTGGTTTGGGAATTAAACCAGAGCCTATTTACATCAAAGCAGGAGATGTGATTGAATTAGGAATGGAAGGATTAGGGTCAAGTAAACAATTGGCTGTAGCTTACAGTAAATAA
- a CDS encoding LUD domain-containing protein: MSVRENILNAIAANQPELVSLPVIDRASVIRYEDLYTQFKTVLESIGGKVELISNTALLREQLDADRSTGSFIVNTIIALGDVDNHVASLTAIELEKVDKAYVEGTVGVAENGAVWIYESQMINRLVPFICQHLVLVIDKKSIVATLHQAYEEIEVAREGFGVFIAGPSKTADIEQSLVIGAHGARSATVYVVE, translated from the coding sequence ATGAGTGTAAGGGAAAATATTTTGAATGCCATAGCGGCTAATCAACCTGAATTGGTTTCGCTTCCTGTAATAGATAGAGCCTCTGTTATTCGTTATGAGGATCTGTATACGCAATTTAAAACAGTATTGGAAAGTATTGGAGGAAAAGTGGAATTGATTTCGAATACAGCTTTGCTAAGAGAGCAGTTAGATGCTGATAGATCAACCGGAAGTTTTATTGTGAATACGATAATAGCCCTTGGAGATGTTGATAATCATGTTGCTTCTTTAACGGCAATTGAATTGGAAAAAGTTGATAAAGCTTATGTCGAGGGAACTGTTGGAGTGGCAGAAAATGGTGCTGTATGGATTTATGAAAGCCAAATGATAAACAGACTTGTTCCTTTTATTTGTCAGCATTTGGTTTTGGTAATTGATAAAAAAAGTATTGTGGCAACTTTGCATCAGGCTTACGAAGAAATAGAGGTAGCGCGAGAAGGTTTTGGGGTATTTATAGCTGGACCTTCTAAAACAGCCGATATTGAACAGTCACTAGTGATTGGTGCACACGGAGCAAGAAGTGCAACGGTTTATGTTGTTGAATAA
- a CDS encoding lactate utilization protein B, whose product MTAKHAALAEKFIADEPRTDWHDETLWFVREKRDKAAHGLPEWEQLREWGSQIKNHTLSNLSNYLKDFEEQATANGIKVHWAADGDEHNKIIHEIIRKHNIQKIVKSKSMLTEECHLNEYLQHQGIEVVDTDLGERIVQFRKEPPSHIVLPAIHLKKEDVSATFHEHLQTEKGNNDPQYLTEAARQHLRNKFVESELAITGVNFAIAETGGFVVCTNEGNADMGAHTAPVHIACMGFEKLIPKAEHLSVFLRLLARSATGQPITTYSSHFHKPRPGQEMHIVILDNGRSRQLGREDFRNSLKCIRCAACFNTCPVYRRSGGHSYHTAVAGPIGSILNPNLDMKANADLPFASTLCGSCTNVCPVKINIHEQLWKWRQVVVAEEYVATSKKIGMKGMNFVLSYPKVYRFAGKMGRLCMHLFPFVVNNKLNVWYKQREMPEAPKESFRDWYLKNGKTKK is encoded by the coding sequence ATGACGGCAAAACATGCTGCATTAGCGGAAAAATTTATAGCAGACGAGCCCAGAACCGATTGGCACGATGAAACGTTGTGGTTTGTTCGTGAGAAACGGGATAAGGCTGCCCATGGTCTACCGGAATGGGAACAGTTAAGGGAATGGGGTTCACAGATAAAAAATCACACACTCTCCAATCTTTCCAATTATTTAAAAGATTTTGAAGAACAAGCCACTGCAAATGGTATCAAAGTGCATTGGGCCGCTGATGGTGATGAACACAATAAAATAATTCATGAAATTATTCGGAAACACAATATTCAAAAAATTGTGAAAAGCAAAAGTATGCTTACCGAAGAATGTCATCTAAATGAATATTTACAGCATCAAGGTATTGAGGTAGTCGATACTGATCTTGGAGAGCGCATTGTTCAATTCAGAAAAGAACCTCCGAGTCATATTGTACTGCCTGCAATTCACTTAAAAAAAGAGGATGTAAGTGCTACTTTTCACGAGCATTTGCAAACCGAAAAAGGAAATAACGATCCGCAATATTTAACCGAAGCCGCAAGACAACATTTACGTAATAAGTTCGTGGAGTCAGAGTTAGCAATAACTGGAGTTAATTTCGCCATTGCCGAAACGGGAGGTTTTGTAGTTTGCACCAATGAAGGAAACGCTGATATGGGCGCGCATACTGCACCCGTACACATTGCTTGCATGGGATTTGAAAAATTAATTCCGAAAGCAGAACATCTTTCTGTTTTTTTAAGATTGTTGGCCAGAAGCGCCACAGGACAGCCAATCACTACTTATTCCAGTCATTTTCACAAACCAAGACCGGGACAGGAAATGCATATTGTAATTCTTGATAATGGCCGCAGCCGACAATTGGGCCGCGAAGATTTTAGAAACTCGTTGAAATGTATTCGCTGTGCTGCCTGCTTCAATACCTGTCCAGTGTATCGTCGTAGCGGAGGTCATAGTTATCATACTGCTGTGGCAGGGCCAATAGGTTCTATTCTAAATCCAAACTTGGATATGAAGGCCAATGCCGATTTGCCTTTTGCATCGACTTTATGTGGCAGTTGTACCAATGTATGTCCTGTGAAAATCAATATCCATGAGCAGTTGTGGAAATGGAGACAAGTGGTTGTAGCCGAAGAATATGTAGCGACCAGTAAAAAAATAGGCATGAAAGGAATGAATTTTGTACTCTCGTACCCCAAAGTATATCGTTTTGCTGGAAAAATGGGAAGATTGTGCATGCATTTATTTCCTTTTGTGGTGAACAATAAATTAAATGTCTGGTATAAGCAAAGAGAAATGCCAGAAGCTCCAAAAGAATCATTCCGTGACTGGTATTTAAAAAACGGGAAAACAAAAAAATAA
- a CDS encoding amidohydrolase — MKIDSHQHFWKFHPVKDSWINDDMKILQRDFFPPDLHSLLKENSIDGCVAVQADQSEEETHFLLELASANDWIKGVVGWIDLRSKNLEDRLQYFSQYKKLKGFRHIVQAEPEDDFLLRDDFCAGISKLAQYNLTYDLLIFPKHLPYAVELVKRFPQQSFVIDHLAKPDFKQFDFSLWEKGIREIANCPNVFCKVSGLVTEADWNNWKESDFTYCLDVVTEAFVMNRLLFGSDWPVSLLAASYEQSCGILVHYFSKFSTEQQDKFWGGNAIEFYNL; from the coding sequence ATGAAAATTGACAGTCATCAGCATTTTTGGAAATTTCATCCAGTAAAAGATTCTTGGATTAATGACGATATGAAGATACTTCAACGGGATTTTTTCCCCCCAGATTTGCATTCATTACTAAAAGAGAATAGTATCGATGGCTGTGTGGCTGTTCAGGCAGATCAAAGTGAAGAAGAAACTCATTTTCTGTTGGAATTGGCCTCCGCAAATGATTGGATCAAAGGAGTTGTGGGATGGATTGATCTTAGATCTAAAAATTTAGAAGATCGATTACAATATTTTTCACAATACAAAAAGCTGAAAGGTTTTCGTCATATAGTGCAGGCAGAACCCGAAGATGATTTTTTGTTAAGAGATGATTTTTGTGCGGGAATATCAAAATTGGCACAATATAATTTAACCTATGATTTATTGATTTTTCCCAAGCATTTGCCTTATGCTGTTGAATTGGTAAAACGATTTCCACAACAGTCTTTTGTAATAGACCATTTGGCAAAACCAGATTTTAAGCAATTTGATTTTTCTCTTTGGGAAAAAGGAATTCGTGAAATTGCTAATTGTCCGAATGTGTTTTGTAAGGTATCCGGTTTGGTTACCGAAGCCGATTGGAACAACTGGAAAGAATCGGATTTTACCTATTGTCTGGATGTCGTTACAGAAGCTTTTGTAATGAATCGTTTGCTTTTTGGTAGTGATTGGCCAGTAAGTTTACTTGCGGCATCCTATGAGCAATCTTGTGGTATTTTAGTGCATTATTTTTCGAAATTTTCAACGGAACAACAAGATAAATTCTGGGGAGGAAATGCAATAGAATTTTATAATTTATAA